From the genome of Mastacembelus armatus chromosome 21, fMasArm1.2, whole genome shotgun sequence:
ATGAACCCAATATAGTGTAATGTTGTGAAATCCATTAAAAGATGGTATAATCTATTGTCCAGACTTTTTGCTTTCTGAATGGTGTTATTAGGGTCTTAAAGATCCAGTGgagagaaaaatccaaagaaGAGGTAGCTTATCTTTCATGCTCTGACTGATGCCCGTAAGACACTTGGGATATTTATGAAGCATAATTGTGTGCAgatattaatttttaaacagAGAAGTATCAAGTACCCCTCCTCTGGCTGCTCTGCTCCTCTTGTCCTAATGAAATCTTTAGTTCTGGAGAGGAAGATAGCAGCAAAGCTTTGGTCTCAGTTGAACGGAGGAGTTGCACATGACTTGGCTCACTTGGCTTTCATCCAGCATCTTGGCTGAGTTTCAGGAGTTAAACACAGACCTTCTAAGCCTCCTTTACAAGCTGGGTACACTGAGCATGGAAAAACCGAGTTTGTGGCTGCAGTTGAAGAGCCCACTTCAGATGAAATGACTTGACTGATTTTGTGAGTGTGGAGTCAGAGACCATTGTCTTTAGAAAagctaaaaaaatgttttgttttttttaaaaaaaaactccttcTAGCCCATTTTTGTTACAATGTTTTCTAAATACAGAAATTTAATTGATATGTCATGGCTCAGACCTTTCTTATTCTGGCTGTTTAAATGCACAAAGGAGATTACAGATGAAACAAGaatgtgtattaaaaaaacacagcctgTATTTTTGACAGCATATTTAGTTGCCAAATGTGTGGCATTTTAGTCAAGCACACAGCAAAATTATTGGACTgtacagcagaaataaagagTTTTTCCATAATGGTCACATGCTTAGTATATATAGGAATGCTTGtttgacatatttatttatagcaaGTAATAGCCTCGTAGTCTGAGCGTGGAGACACAAGGACATATCTAAACACAAACCAAGGCCTGCCAAGTCATGAGTTGTGAGATTAATTTCAAAGAGACGACAGTGCAGTGCAGAAGCCAAAGACCCAATTCTGGTAATCACTCTGCCcctacctccctccctcccagagACTCCAGACGCTCATGCTGTGTCAAGCTCTTTAAACATCAGTTTCTCAGAGCTTGTCCTTGTTACATCTCAGTGCCTTTCTCCACGCTGGTTGTGGACTAATGGACCAGTCAGTGAAACTATGGCAACTTGTTAAATCATATTTTCCAACATATTCTCTCATGCATCCACATACAAGTTGAAAGATAATTTGTCTTTCAGTGGCAGTTGGCCTATAGTCCGCAGCCAACATTCCTCTCTGGTTCATTGCGTCTGGCCCTGTGCACCACGACGGGTTTCCTTGTCAGATAAATATAACCAGGGTCATCCACTGGCACCGTTGCTGCAGCCAGTTGGGGCCTGGCAAAGTCCCCACAATAACTCTGCACTTATGGTACAGCTAAGCCAAGGGGGGGAGCAGAGGGTTTCTTTCTGTGGCCTCAAAGAACCTCTGGTTGGGGGTACAGGCTTAAGAGGCTGAGCCCCAAAGATAGAAGAGGGGGTTTGGGGAGGGGTAAGATTAAGGATAAAGGACCTCAACCTGTGAATAATCTATCAACAGGGACTTTTTGATAGGCTGAGGCTATAGTGCCGCCTGGGGGAGCTAAAATTACAGCGTACAACTGCATAAAATGTGACATAAATGTGTAAGCATTTATATGAGTCTACAGAGCAACTGGATTTTCCTTAGCCTGACATTTTAATGAGTTTAAATGTGGGATATGTCACTATAAACTTCCTACACTCAGAGGCTTCAGTCCCAGTTGCACTTTTGCAGTCCTGATAACATGTTAGATTTCCAAGCACAGTACAGGAGTCAAGCAACATGCTGCCGTTTGCCCAAGCCAGAGAGGTTATGCTTGATTTTAGCTAACTTTAAAACCAACATGTTTCACTGATATTACaagattaaaatatattggAGGAATTATATGGACAAATGCTGGatatatttacatatgtggCGTCTTTCATCTTCTCGTGAATACAGATTGAATGTCGTCCATCTTATATGGCTTGCCGTTAGTATTTCTTCTTTATACCGTACCTGTTGGAAGTGGAGAAAGCAAGCAAGATCGGACCTGGTTAGTACTTAGATAGGGGACCACCTTGGAATACCAGGTATCATAAGGGCTACAGTTCTATCCCCATAAAAACGTTGATGCTGCAGGACATCAGTGACCCTGTGTAGGTCAGCTGATTTAAAAGGGCTTCATTGCATCATCATGTGTTCAATGTCTGAGGGATAGAGCAAACCAGCAGACCACGGCACAGggcaaacactgaagaaaaaaaaaatctgttagaaGTAGAGATTTTGGGGGTTGGAAAGTGGTGGTGGGAAAAGATTCAGTGTAGGAGTTCATCAGCTGTTGAAGCTCTAGCCTCCCCTCTGTAAACAAATGTTAAGCAACATTTGGTGGCACAAACCTCGGGAAAGGCATCTGgtattgttttcatgttggaAAGACCAGTAAGCTGCAGAATTACAATTTATGCTGATAGCAGATGGACAAATAATGCAATAATTATTGCAATAAAACCCTTAAAGGTATAATTTCATTTctcataaaatattttgattCATTCGTCTTAATGCTTAATTATTTGTCTTTCATGTCAGTACATCTCCCTTTTACTAGTTTCATATGAATGAATAAGCAACACAAGCGTGACTTGTAGTTGCACTACCTTGCAACAGCTACTTGGGATTGGGCCCTAATTCGGGAAATTTTATATTGACAATGGGTCAAGTGACTTTGAGTCATgtgaaaatgttgaaattatCATCATCCTTATTTTCCTTTCAGCTCTACAGATTTTTAACCCAATAACAGTGGCAGTCTTCTGTCAAACCATTGTGAGTTAGTATGTAAATATTAGCCATGTCCTGTTGACAGAATGGCCCCAAAAAACCCTGAAAAAACATTACCCCTTAATTACAATGGCATGAAgctattttaattacattttaaagggTGTTTTAATGGGTTTTAAAATTGATAATAAGGGATTCTGATTATTTTGAAACTTATTAATTCAAACATTAATCATGATGGAATTATgcttttttaatgacatttcaaAGGGTGTTTTAATGGATTTgggatgaaaaagaagagactCAGATTACCTTGAAACTGATTAATTCACTAGTAACTTTGATGGAATTGAGCTATTTTAAGGCAATTACTGACATGAATTAATGAATTTTTAAGGGACTCAGGGTACCTCTTAatcaatttaatattttaaatattggaGCTTGAAGTGAAGTGGTTGCACTCAGTTCATTTATGCTTATGCAGAGAGCAGACATAACACACCAGCCAGTGCCAAACACTTTCTCACAATGCACTGCATAGCTGTGTCTTTGTTATAGATTTAAAACTCTGACAGTAACAACCTTTAATTTGCTCCGATGCAGATCGTGAGTCTCGAGAACATGAGGACACCATGACCACAGAGATTACAGAGGAGTTGCAACCAGCTAAAGTGCCACTCCTTCCTAAGGACATTGTGAACAGTAAAAAAGTCCATGCACTGCGCAAAGAGCAAAAGAGGAAGCTGGGCAAGCAGCGCTCTATGGGCTCTTCTATGGACTATTCCCCTCTGCCCATTGACAAACATGAGCCTGAATTTGTAAGTATTAAATGTTAGTTTGATTTAAGCTACTGTGTAGAGTTTAAACATTAGTGACTCTGGCCACTCTTAGTGGTAATCAAAGACACTGTGGCAGATACTGTAGCTAGCTGTTCCATGCCTCCTTCCTTGTAactcagtgttgttgttgttctctaAGGGTCCATGCAGAAGAAAACTGGATGGGATCCTTCAGGGGATGAAGGACACTTCTCGTATAATGGCTCTGTCTTTGTACCTTCCCAACTGTGACAGAAAAGGATTCTTTAAGCGCAAGCAGGTGAGTGTGTCAGAAAAGTTTTTGCACTTCAATTTTGGATTAAGACCCTTCCAACTCACAGAAAGCTCCCAGCATTAGCATGTGTCTGAATGGCTAGCATATTGTTCAAAACAATGTGTCTCTTTCTGAgatgaaaggttttttttttttgcttttgctttttgcttATCACCCTTCTGTAACGGATTTACCTGTTTTCACTAAGACTGTTTTCTGGCCGACAGTGTAAGCCATCTCGTGGCCGCAAACGAGGCATCTGCTGGTGTGTGGACAAGTATGGAGTTCAGATCCCTGGCACAGACTACAGTGGAGGGGACATTCAGTGTAAAGAcctggagagcagcagcaacaatgagTGAAAAAGGGGAGGTCCACCCtgaacccccaccccccaccccctaaCCACCATGTGACCCAGGGCCCACGCCTCCTCTCTGAATCATACCTGTATGCTCTGCCCTCCGTTAgcatcaagatttttttttcaaattgaagcaaaggaaaaaaaaatctaaataagaGAGCAGGCGAACAAAGGACACCTGTAATTCtatgtcttttcttttctgttgttgaCCAAGCACTCATCTCCAAATGAGGGGAAAGTCCCAGATTTACTCAATCCCTTGATTATTGCCTATGGGACCCTTTGTATTAGCTGGGTCCCATGGttgcaaattcattaaaatatatGCACACAATGGATGTATTTTTCTAGAAACTGGGGTTTTCAATACAAAACTTTGTatgatataaaacacaaaataattttgaagaaaaataaacatgattcaCATTGAATGAAATGAGATCAGTTGTAGGCTGTGGAACATGATGCTACTATGGAATTGATGACTGGCTgttaagtaattttttttttttttgttttccaaaagaaacaacagattGGGATATAATGTAACATTTGACTCTATCTgggtatgtggttctgtcagAGCACTTATGAATAGGGGAACCTGCTTAGATACGTGTAACGTCACAAAATGATGCATgcatggatgtgtgtatgtgtacagtgCAAGTGTGTGATATATATCAGCCAAAGCTGGTGTATCATGGAGTGAGCCTATTATGAAAAAAGaatgtcctttttttctttctcttttgtttgattttgtcaCAAGTATTGCTAGTGCTTGAAGTGGACTTGAGGTTGGCCTTCTCTTTGATGTTAAGTGTCTCGGGACACAGCGCATTTGGAAACAAAAGTAGATCATCACGCATGAACCTTTGTGAGTGGCTCTTCGACAATGTAGCTAGCCTGATATGCCAACTGTGCCTATTTGAACAGACACTGCCATGCAGAGCAACACAGAGCTTAGAGAGCGCTGGCTCTACTGGTGGAATGAGGATTTTCAGTTTCGGTGATGGGACTCCAGTTTGGCTTTTCTCTTTCGAGTTGAATGCCAGTTAGGCCGGTTGCTTCTCTGATTCAGTTGTGTGAAGTGTAGTTTTGTatggttttgtttgtgctgttttcctTGCCTTCAGTGAAGTAAAGACTGCCCACTTTTGAGCCATGTTCTTTTATCAAGTGGTTTCCCCTCAGTACTGCTACTACAGTGTAATCATGGtgtattacattatttttaaatatagttattgaatgttgtttttcctgtagAAACAAAGTATGACAACAATGTAACTGTGCTTGGAAAAAGATTTTAACCTGTAAAGAATAAGTCCTTGTAGCCTGTCAAGAGAATTTGACTACTGGGCAGTCAGAGAAGGTAACCCTCTGGAACCCTTCTGCTTACAAGTCTTCATTCAAAGGTTATCTACCTTCTTCCAAGAGTTGcgtgatgaaaacaaaatggttaCAGGTTAGAACTTGGTCATTTAAAGTTATTCTCCCTGTGTGCAAGTCACAGTGCCTTCCTACATGCAAACAGATTTAAACAGTGACGTGAAAGTGACATGGATATTGTATGGGGCAATTTCCTTTTGCAGACATCCCCCACTGGGGCTGATACTTGATATGACGACAAAGAGGTCTAGGTTTAGTTCTGATAAAGAGAAGAACAATGAATGTGTCCTGCTGTCGGTGACACATTTGCAATCTCTCTCCGTACCTCGTGGCAATTCTCTAATGATGTGTGAGGAACCGCTGCATAACTTCCCTCTTTCTTTGACAATCAATAAGCTatgatttgtgctttttcatgTGAATGCCAATGTGTATGTTTGCCAGGGAGAGGGAGTCAAAGGATGTTTGGAGGTAAATCAATCATTTCCTTTGCTGCAGCAAAAGCAAAATGCTATGTATCTCCTACATGGCTTCCCATTGTGAATATATTATCAAGGCTTCTTGCCCCACTTACAACACCAAATGCCCACTACCACTTTcgaaaaataaaagcagcttgCACTTATTTCAGTTACTCTCTTGATATTGACAAACAACAATGTCTAAGATGTGATATCTTTGAAGTTAGTGGAACAAAACAAGCAGCCACAAAAGCTAaatgttgtgttattttgtgctTACCTTGTTCAGGTGGGGCTTGGTAATATTGGTAATATTTGTTGACAGGGGCTGTGCAGCCCAT
Proteins encoded in this window:
- the igfbp5b gene encoding insulin-like growth factor-binding protein 5b gives rise to the protein MIVSLCLLVTFILGLSGCLGSYVPCEPCDQKALSMCPPVPVGCQLVKEPGCGCCLTCALSEGQACGVYTGTCTQGLRCLPRSGEEKPLHALLHGRGVCTNEKGYKPAHPPIDRESREHEDTMTTEITEELQPAKVPLLPKDIVNSKKVHALRKEQKRKLGKQRSMGSSMDYSPLPIDKHEPEFGPCRRKLDGILQGMKDTSRIMALSLYLPNCDRKGFFKRKQCKPSRGRKRGICWCVDKYGVQIPGTDYSGGDIQCKDLESSSNNE